From the Arvicola amphibius chromosome 2, mArvAmp1.2, whole genome shotgun sequence genome, one window contains:
- the LOC119806574 gene encoding acidic proline-rich protein HP43A, with protein MLVVLFTAALLALSSVQRVSEAFPQVPSTNQGFGLKQGPPQQGPTQQGRPQQNQGPQQGRPQQGGQGPQPGNQQGPPQQGGQQQNQRPQQGNQQGPPQQGGQQQNRRPQQGNQQGPPQQGGQQQNQRPQQGNQQGQPQQGGQQQNRRPQQGNQQGTPQQGGQQQNQRPQQGRPQQGGQGPQPGNQQGPPQQGGQQQNQRPQQGNQQGQPQQGGQQQNRRPQQGNQQGQPQQGGQQQNRRPQQGNQQGQPQQGGQQQNQRPQQGNQQGPSQQGGQQQNQRPQQGNQQGPPQQGGRPQGPSQGQRPE; from the exons ATGCTGGTTGTCCTGTTCACAGCGGCCTTGCTGGCCCTGAGCTCTGTTCAGCGTGTCAGTGAAG CATTCCCCCAAGTTCCCTCTACCAACCAAGGTTTTGGTCTTAagcaaggcccaccccagcaAGGGCCAACCCAACAAGGACGCCCacagcagaaccaaggccctcagCAAGGAAGACCCCAACAAGGAGGCCAAGGCCCTCAGCCTGGAAACCAGCAAGGCCCACCCCAACAAGGAGGCCAACAGCAGAACCAACGCCCTCAGCAAGGAAACCAGCAAGGCCCACCCCAACAAGGAGGCCAACAGCAGAACCGACGCCCTCAGCAAGGAAACCAGCAAGGCCCACCCCAACAAGGAGGCCAACAGCAGAACCAACGCCCTCAGCAAGGAAACCAGCAAGGCCAACCCCAACAAGGAGGCCAACAGCAGAACCGACGCCCTCAGCAAGGAAACCAGCAAGGCACACCCCAACAAGGAGGCCAACAGCAGAACCAACGCCCTCAGCAAGGAAGACCCCAACAAGGAGGCCAAGGCCCTCAGCCTGGAAACCAGCAAGGCCCACCCCAACAAGGAGGCCAACAGCAGAACCAACGCCCTCAGCAAGGAAACCAGCAAGGCCAACCCCAACAAGGAGGCCAACAGCAGAACCGACGCCCTCAGCAAGGAAACCAGCAAGGCCAACCCCAACAAGGAGGCCAACAGCAGAACCGACGCCCTCAGCAAGGAAACCAGCAAGGCCAACCACAACAAGGAGGCCAACAGCAGAACCAACGCCCTCAGCAAGGAAACCAGCAAGGCCCATCACAACAAGGAGGCCAACAGCAGAACCAACGCCCTCAGCAAGGAAATCAGCAAGGCCCACCACAACAAGGAGGCAGACCACAAGGACCTTCCCAGGGCCAGCGTCCTGAGTAA